ATTCGTCAATATGCTCCGTCGTTTCAGGATTGTCGCTGGAACCCCAGTCCCACTGAATGCTCTCATCAAGGTCTTCGTCAATTTTCTTGCCGGAACGCAGCATGGCCTGGTTGTAATCTTCGTCCATATCAGGCGAAGAATTCTGCCCCGCTACACCGCTACGGCTGCGGTAATCGCCCACCGTATTCAGCATGTCTATGTTACGGCTTTTAGAGTTAAGACCTGCATGACGCACCGCATAATTGTGTGCCGAGGTAACATAGCGTTCGCCGATAGCGTAAGAACCGATAGCCGTAAACCAAAGCGCGATATCGGTCCATACGAAAGGCCGCACGAACTGTCGTTCACCCAAGTACAGTTCACCCATACCGGGCAACAATGCCGACGAACCCATAGCAATCAGCCAGTTCTTGTCAGAGTTCTTGCTCACGTTTTGGTCAACAGACACAACCACCTGCGAAAAGGCAGATGCAGCGGCGAGCAACAAAACCAAGAGCAACTTCATTAAAAGCCCCAGCTAGCCTGCACGTTAAATCCAAAGCCGTCTACAAAAGACAGACCGCTATCGAAATGCAAATGGTCGTACCAAGAAAGATCTTCTTCGTACAAGGACTTGTTGTGCGAGTTGGCAGAAATAGCGGCATCAACAGCAGAAATGATATGGTTCAGGATCAGTCCGCCAAAGAACCAAGCCTGCATATCGGCATAGTCGTTAGCCTTGCTGCGCAGGCTGCGATACTTCTTTTGATTGCTAGAGGCACCCAGCTTTTCGGTTGCAGAATTAGGGTCTTCCAGTCCAAGAGCCGTTGCAACGGCAACGTCGGACACATCGTCCCAACCAAGCACATAGGCATTGTCAGAAATCAGCTGGTAAACATCGGCTGCGGAATTGAACTTGATCTTGTCCATTTCGTCACCCAGGCTCTTGGGGTTGTTCACGAAATCGTTCACGTATTCCACATCGTTTTTATACAGCTTGTCACGGTCATAGCAACCATGGATAGTCGCCGTTCCAAAGATCCCTTCGCAGAAAGATTCGCGGCTACCCAAGTAGCGACGGCGGAACTCGGACTCGTAGCTCACCGCATCGGCATTGTACAAATCACGCATGCCGCGTTCGTAACGGCCAATAGAATAGTGTTCCTTGGCGAATTTCTTGTACTTGTTCACCTGCTGATCGTACTTGTGCACAGAGAAATAATACCAGCTGCCCCACAAGGCGGCTTCCAAGGCGAGGTACACGCCACCGCGGGCATAAGTAAAACTGGAACCGCCCACATACATCTGGCCGGAACCCGGAATCACGAGAGACATGAACAGGGCCTTACGCGGGCTCTTGTAGCGGCCCTTCATTTCGTCGATGCCGTTGACCTTGGACACCTTTACCGGGCCAAGCAATTCACGGCGGTTCATGCTGCTAGAGGACGGAACATCTGCGGCAGAAGAAGAACTGGGAAGCATTGCAAGGGAATCGCGGATGCGGTTTTCTTCGTTGTGCCTTTTCATTTCGGCGGCGTAGGCTTCTTCAGGAGTCATTTCCCTGACGGAATCGCCGGCGAGAGTATCAACGAGTGCGGAATCTGCAGTCGGTGCTTCGGCAACCGCCGCGGAATCGACCGTAGCACTGCTCGACGAAACTTCAACCGAGCTTGATACCGGAGCGGGGGCAACGCTGCTAGAAGAAGCGACCGAGCTGGATACCGGAGCAGGGGCGACACTTGAACTCGAAGCGACGCTGGAGCTAGAAACCGGGACGGGGGCGGGCTTTGCCGCTACACTGGAACTTGAAGGAACCGAGGCACTGCTCGGCGCCACAGCCGCACTAGACTGAGCCGCTTCGGCTTCAGCCTCGAATTCCGCAAAAAGGTCTCGGGGCTGGGCAAAAGACTGGGCTACAAAAACACTTGCCACGCAGGCGATGAATGAAAAGGCAAATTTGCGCATACAACGCTAAAATAGCAAAATACGGGCATTTAGGCGCATAAAATTCCCCGACAAAGTCAGGGAACTGCAACAAGCCAACACTTTTATACAAATACGAAGAACCACCTAGCGAGGGATTACCCCGTTAGGCGGCGAATCTTGGCAAACCTTAGAGATCTAGATTAGATGCCGAGTTCCTGAGCAACAGCCTGGATACCAAGCTTGTTGATCGTGCGGAGACCAGCAGCGCTAACGCGGAGGGTCACCCAGCGGTCTTCTTCAGGAATGTAGAAACGCTTCTTCTGAAGGTTCGGCAGCTGCTTCATCAACTTCTTGCGGTTAGAGTGGGAAACCATGTTGCCCACGAGGCCGGCCTTGCCGGTAACTTCACAAATGCGGCTCATAATAAACTCCGTTGTTTTATAACGGACGCAATTTTAGAAAAAAAGCGTCCGTTCGTCAAGGTTAAATTATCAATCTTGCAATGTCTTTGGCAGGTTAAATTTGGTAGATTCGACCAATTTTACGAAATTTTCGATTTCTACGGGGGCAAATTTCTCTTTTATCCAGTCCACCACCCCCTGGACAAGCACTTCAGGAGCGCTTGCGCCGCTCGAAATACCCACCGATTCGATATTTTCGAACCATTCCGGCTTCAAGTCTTCTACCGAGGCAATCAAATAGCTAGGAATGCCCTGTTCAAGCCCAAGTTCCATCAAACGGCTGGAATTGGAGGAATTCTTGGCGCCCACCACCAAAAGCATGTTCACCTTGGAGCAGAGATCGAGGACCGCCGCCTGACGATTGCCCGTTGCATAGCAGAGGTCCCCCGCATCGGGGCCAATAATGTTGGGGAAGCGTTCCTTGAGGGCGTCGATAATCTTGCGGGTCTCGGCAACAGAAAGAGTGGTCTGCGTAATGTAGGCCAGTTCCTTGTCGACAGGCACTTCTACGGTACGGGCGTCCTCTTCGTTCTTGATGAGCGTGATGGCTCCCGGCGGAAGCTGACCCAGCGTACCAATCACTTCGGCATGGCCCGCATGGCCAATCAGAATGATGTGGCGACCCGCAGCATAATGGCGTTTGGCACTATAATGAACCTTGAGCACCAGCGGGCAGCTGGCATCCAGCACCTGCAGTCCGCGCCTTTCAGCATCGGCATAAATTTCTTCGGCGACTCCGTGGGCAGAAAAAATCACCACCGAGCCCGACGGGACTTCGTCCAGTTCATCGACAAAGACAACGCCCTCGGACTTCAGCGTATCGACCACGAACTGGTTATGCACGATTTCATGGCGCACATAAATAGGAGTCCCAAACTTTTCAATCGCTTTTTCAACCACGTGAATGGCGCGGTCTACGCCCGCACAGAAACCACGAGGTGTCGCAAGAATCACCTTTTTCATAAAATCCCTTTTATAAAATTCAGCAACAACTTATAAGAATTCAAAACCTTTCTTCTTTCGCCCATCAGGAACGACCGCACCATGTCGACGGCGGGAATCCTACGACGCAAGTAATCCGCAGGCGTGTTGATCCGCGCAAGTACATGCGATTCCACAAGGCGAGCCACCACATCTTCGTGACCCTTGGCGTAAGGGCCCACGCAAGTCGAAACGCCCATCTGCAATGGTTCCCAAAAATCATGGATCCCCAGCCGGCGGTCAAAGGAACCACCCACCACGGCGCTGCGGCTATTCAAGAAAATTTCGCGGGAGAGACCGAATCGGGACACCAAGGAAACGGCACCCTTTTGCACCGTAGGATAATCCACCACAGGCAGTTCAGCCCCTTGCAACATCTTGCGGAACTGGTTCAACTCCGAAAGGCGGCGAGGCATCAGCACCACCGACTCGCCCTTGTCCACAGCATCTTTCGCCATAGCGACAAAGGCCTCGGCTTCTTCTTGATGGAAAGAGACAAACACCACATCGATGGCCGGATTTTCAGGAACGCAAATCAGCCCACCGTCACGAGCCCAGTTCAAAAGTTTCCAGTCACCGCCCATGGTGCAAGGCACAAAGCCCTTGCTGGCATAAGTGAAACGGCCCAGGTCTGCCGCCGTCTGCATGCAGGCATAGCCCATGCCCGAAAAATCAATGAACGGGAACGACCTGCGGTAGCGCCCCGAAACAAGCGCTATGTTTCGGCGAGTCGAAAGCTTGGACATGGTGGAAAGGTAGCCCGGCCAAAGCTCATTCTCGGCCAAGATAAGTCCCAAGGGCTGCACCGTGCTCACGAACAAATGCAGCGCCGACGGAATATCCGCCGGAGCCATAGCCACATCGGCCACGCCCGCGCAGGAATCCTTCAGGAACGAAACCACCTCGACCTTCTGCGAGGTAATCAGGATTTTCGGACAATCGGGCAGGTCTTCCTTGAGTGCATGAGCCAGACCGCGGAGCATGCGGCATTCGCCGAGACTGGCCCCATGAAGCCACAGATACGGACCGTCGCTAGGCCACGGTCCCGATAAACGTTCTTCTATGTGATATTCCCGGTCAACTCCCGGCCACTTGCTGGCAGCCTTCGCCACCGTCTTGACGGCAGCCCCAACTGCAAGGCGTCCTAAGTTCTTTATGTTTAAGCCCATAGCATGAACGCAATCTTACGGACAACGATCAGCAAAAGGATCATGATCATCCAGAGCCATGTAAAATGGTCTGAAAGGAACGCCTCCCTTGCAGAACGCATCGGCCCAGAGCGGTGGAATTCGCGCGGGAAAAAGGCCGGGGTCTGCTGCGCCCAAATTTTCCACTCGTCACCAAACTTTTTCTCCAGGAAGCGGTCATCGAGTTTACCCAGATAGGCTTCAAACGCAACAAGAACCACGATGAACGGAATGACACGCAGGCTTAGGCCTAGGTGCAAGAATATCAGCGAAATTCCAAACGCAGCGTTGGACACGTACAGCGGATGGCGCAACCTGGCGTAGGCTCCCCAGGTCACCAACTCATCGGCCTCCTGGATGTCACCACGCGTATGTTCGCCAATGACGCGGCGCGCCTTGACGCGCAGGTAGAAAGCCAAGATGAATATATTGATAAAAATAAGGAACATGATGAGTTCAAGGTCCGCCGGTTCGAATAGCAGCAAGATCAATGAAAGGATTCCCAAGACCCATCCGCGATAGCGGTACAGGAACTCGCGTTTCGGTTCTTCTTCGGCAAGTGACGCCGTACCCGATTCATTCGATTCGGCAGAAACCGTACTAGACTCCGTTACATCAGCAGGCACATTCTGTTCAGCAGGATTTTCAATCGGATTCACCTGTTCTTGCTCTTTTTCCATTTGTTCATCCATAATCGCCTCCGCTAAAGCTTTGCAACATTAAATATACATTCAACTTCGGGAGAAAGTACATCGTGGCTAACAATAATTGTCCATTTGCCAAGCGATTCAGCCGTTTTTAGGTACGCTTTAAGTAGGGGTTCGCGATCCGCCAGTGCCACAGATGCAAAAGGCTCATCCAGAAGCACGGTACGGCAATCCGAGGCGAGCGCCCAAAGGAGCGCCACTCGGGCACGTTCACCGCCCGAAAGGCCCGATTTCTGAAGGAGGGGGGCCGCCCCAGAAACCCGCATAAAGGTCTCGAGAGTCTGCGCAGCCTCGGCACCGCGCCCTTTTTCCAAAAGTCGAGAAAGCATCCATTTGGAAGGAAGTTCCAGGTCCTGGGCCACAAAGAAGACGTCGCTCGGAGTAGAAACATCGGCTGAATTCCAACGTTCAAGTCCCGAAAGCAGGCGAAGCAAGGTGGATTTGCCAACGCCATTTTTGCCACGGACAAGAACCGGCTTTTCGCGGGACCAATTGAGCGCAAGATCCGTAAACACAGGGATCTCGGAGCCTTCGTAAGTGAATTTACCACCGCGAATGGAAACCGCGTCGGAGGTTGCATCGGAAGTCGCATCTGGTGCCGCGGCAAAATCCTTGCCAGCAGATTTTCCGGCCAATTCAAGCCGTTCAAATTCTTCGAGGACATTGATTGCCGAGACCGCCGAGCGGAACTGCGGCATAACGCGTGCACATTCCTTGACTGGCTTGTAGCAGAGGAGTACCGCCGAGGTAAACAGCACCAGGCCAGACGCATCCATGTAGCCGCGATTCATAAGGAGCGCGCAGAACGCCAATACAAAAACCATCGCAAGCACCGAAACCGTTTCAGTCAAAAGCGAAAGGCCGGACTTCTTGATCGCGGCATTCAATCCGTTATCGCGGAGCCCGCGAACTTCTCTCAAGAGGCCGTCCGAGATTTCTTTGCGTTCGTCGCGGCCGCTCCACTGCCTAAAAAGCCTACGGGCCAGCGACAGATTTCCGCGAAAATCGGAACGGGACCGCAACAGGGATTCTTCGGCGGGGCCAAGCTTATGGAGTTTGCGCTGAAGGACCGCCACCAGTGGCACAATCACCACGAAAAGAAACGTCGTAAGCGGCCAAGAGATATAGAAAAGCACCGGCAAGAAAACCAGCAGTTGAAGCACCGCCTGCACCGCCTGAAAGAAGACTCCCCCGTTATTCTGCAGCACGACCGTGGCCTCGTAAGCAGATTCGACCATACGTTCGCCTTTGGGAGTGTGGAAATTCTTAGGAGCCAGATCACGGAGCCTGTGCAGGAACCATGCCTGCACCCGAGCCGACACCTTATAGAGCCAACCTTCGGAAACTTTGGACTTGCCGTACAGGAACAATAAACGAAACATGGCGAGCGCCACCATTCCCCCGACCCAGGCCGCAAGCGGAATATCAGCCTTGCCATCTACGATATCGATAAAGGAGCGAATACCCCAGAGCACCGCCGCATCAGCAGCACTTGCCAAAAGCGCCAGCGGCAAAAAGCGGATTACACCGCCTTTCAGGGATTTTTTCAGCCATTTTCGCAAATTCACGCAGAAAAATTAACTTTTTTCCTGTTGCCCCCTTGACTAAAATTAAATAGTTACCTATATTTGGCCCTACTAAACGCCCCTATCGTCTAGTGGCCCAGGACTCGGGATTTTCATTCCCGCAACAGCGGTTCGAAACCGCTTGGGGGTATAAAAGGAACCTTTCGAAAGAAAGGTTCCTTTTTTTGTTATCCGCCCTTGACAAACAAAAATAGTTACCTATATTTGGTCGCACAAATCGCCCCTATCGTCTAGTGGCCCAGGACTCGGGATTTTCATTCCCGCAACAGCGGTTCGAAACCGCTTGGGGGTATAAAAGGAACCTACCGAAAGGTGGGTTCTTTTTTTGTTTATATTTATGGCATTCATTACTATGTAAATCTGGGGTATTGATGAAGTTCCTGCTGTACTTAATAATCGCGTGCTTTCTTTGTGGCTGTGCCACAGGTGAATGCAGAACGAACGCATGCCTCACATACAAGAGAACGGAGGCTTTCTGTAACGAAATCCGAGCAGAGGGAGCCTTTTGTTTGGAATACGATTATTTTAACTACTGTATCAGGGATGGTCTGAACAATCAAAAGATTGCAACGATGTGCATAGATACCCTGATTTATAAGGAAATCCTTGAGGTCTTTGACGGAAAATGGGCTAAAGGTACTGTTGGCAATAGCCAGCCAACTGAAGATTCTACGGGTGCAGGCCCTTATTGGATTGATCGAATAGAATACAGTTATAGTTCCTTTACGCGGGATGTAATTCAAGATACAGTAATTTACCATCATTATTGTAAGTCAAAAGACAATAACAACTGTGACATGATTTTTTTGATTCACACAAATAGGGGCCCAAGGTACCAATATGATTACAAAACGAAAGAAATAAAAACCAAGGGTTGGCCTATGTAGAAATCTAAAATAACTGTCATAACGAGGGGAAACGGACGTTCCAAACAGCTTTTTTGTCGGCCTATTAGTCTTCCCTCTCTCAGGAGAGAGAGGGATGGGACTACAAGCTCATCTCATTTCGCTTGTAGCCCTTCGGGTTACGGCCGTTGGCCGTAATCCTTAACTGCGCTTTGTTCGCTTCGCTCTCGCGCAGTTAATCGAACCCTCTCGAGGGTTCTCATCCCGTTTTTTCAGTAAAATAAAAAGCGAAACCTTGCGGCTTCGCTTTTTATTTCAGGAGAGAGAGGGATTCGAACCCTCGGTCCTGTGACAGACTCCGGATTTCGAGACCGGCCCAATCGACCACTCTGGCATCTCTCCGAGGTTCGCACAATGTAGTAAAATAATTTTCGGTTGTCTACACCCATTTCTAAAGAAAAGCTTGCAACCCTTTGAAATCAGTCCCCATATTTCTACATTTGGCCGCAAATCCAACAAAAACGGATCCAAAAAACTTCAGGTTTATAAGCGCGAGTGCGCTTCGGGGCTTTTCAAGGTTCAAGACTGAACCAATCGATAGTGCGGCATGGGCCGCAGATGAAGTTTACGGGTCCCTGAAGGTGCATTATGACAAAGAATACTGAAGAACGTATTCCTGAAGAAGCTATTGACCCTAAATCCAAGATTGCCCGCGAAGCAGACGCGTTTTTGAACGCTATTGCAGGCGGTGCCGACGAAGACGAGGCCGATGAAGCCGCGTTCCTGGAACTGAACCCGAACGGCGTGGTCGTCGACGAAGAAGGCGACGTGCTCAAGAAGGGTCGAAAGTCCGCCATTGAAGTCGGCACGAAGGTCGAATTCGAAGAAGGCGAAGTCGAACAGCCCGAAGAAGATGAAAGCGCCGAAGATTACGCCGAATCTAAAAAGAGCTGTGCCGAACCGGTTGAAGACGAACAACCCGCTGTAAAGGACTCCGCAGAGGAAGAACCGACGGAAGAATCCGATGACGATTCTGACGAGGAACCGGGCGACGAAGCCCTCGTAACTTTCGAAGACCTCGGACTTGCAGACGAAGTTCTTGAAGCTATCAAGGCCATGGGCTACGAGACGCCCTCTCCCATTCAGGCGAAGGCGATTCCCGCCCTTTTGCAGGGAGCAAACTTACTCGGTACGGCCCAGACCGGTACCGGAAAGACCGCCGCAATCTCGCTTCCGCTGCTTTCGAGGCTCGACTTTAATGGTCACGAAACCTCGATGCTGGTACTCACGCCGACCCGCGAACTTGCAATCCAGGTGGCCGAAGCCATCCAGCAGTACGCCGCCAAGATGCCCAAGGTGCATGTGGTTCCGGTTTACGGCGGTCAGGACATCGCCGTACAGCTCCGCGCCCTCAAGCGCCAGGCGAACATCGTCGTCGCTACCCCGGGCCGCCTAATTGACCACATCAAGCGCGGTTCCATCGTGCTTTCGGGCGTGAAGGCCATCGTACTCGACGAAGCCGACGAAATGCTCGACATGGGATTCATGGAAGATGTGGAAACCATTCTCAAGGAAATCCCGGCAAGCGCTCAGCGCGCCCTCTTTAGCGCCACCATGCCTAAAGAAGTCAAGAAGATTATCGAACAGCACTTGGGCGAATACGAAGAAGCCTGCATCGAAGGCAAGACGACAACCGTCGAAAACATCCGCCAGCGTTACTTGCTCGTAAAGAACGAGCACAAGATCGAGGCACTCGCTCGCGTGCTCGAAGGCGAAGACTTTGACGGCGTGCTGATTTTCGTGCGCACCAAGCAGAACACGACCGAAGTCGCCGAAAAGCTGGAAAGCCGCGGCTTCAACGTGGCCCCGCTAAACGGCGACCTCGCCCAGTCCATGCGCGAACGCACCATCAACCGACTCAAGATGGGCAAGCTCGACATCGTTGTCGCCACCGACGTGGCCGCCCGTGGAATCGACGTGGACCGCATCACGCACGTGGTGAACTACGACATTCCCTACGACACCGAATCTTACGTGCACCGCATCGGCCGTACAGGCCGCGCAGGCCGCAGCGGAAACGCCATCCTCTTTATCACGCCACGTGAAAAGAAGATGCTCAAGATTATTGAAAAGGCAACCCGCCAGCCGATCGAAACGATGGAATTGCCCACCGCCGAAATCATCAGCGCAAAGCGCGTCGCCGCCTTCAAGGACAAAATCAAGAGTGTCATTACCACCGGCGAACTCGACAAGTTCAAGGAACTCGTGGAAAGCATGGTTGCCGAAAGCGCTACAGAAGGTGCAGAACCGCCGACCGCCGCAGACATCGCCGCCGCCGTCATCAAGATTTGGCAGAAAAAGCAGCCGCTGTTCCCGGAACTCAAGCCGCTTGACGTTCCTCGCGAACGCCGCGAACGCAATGACAATTTTGGTCTTGACCGCGAAGAAAAGAGCCGACTCCGCAAGGAACGCAACGAAGGCGCAAACGGCGTCGAAGAAGGCTACCTGCGCTACTACCTGGGTGTTGGCCGCCGCGACCATGTGACGCCGCGAGACATCGTAGGCGCAATCGCCGGCGAAGGCAATATCAGCAGTTCCAACATCGGACGCATCAAGCTGTTCGACAAGTTCAGCACCGTAGAACTTCCCGAAACCATGCCGCAAGAAGTTCTCGACATTCTCGCCGACATGACGATTCGCGGTAACGAATCCAGATTCCGCCTGATGACCGACGAACCGCCTACCGGCCCTGCCCCCGGAACTCGCCCGCGTGCCAGCCGCGAAGACCGCCGTAGTTTCCATCGCGATGGAGACCGTCGCAGCAAAAAGTTCGACGACAAGCCTTTCGAAAACCGCAAGGCCCGCCGCGAAAAAATGTTCGGCGACAAGAAGTTCGGCAAAAAGGAAGACCGCTTCCACAAAGACCACGACGAACGCAGCTTTGGCGACAAGCCCTTCCGCAAAACTCGCCGTTTCGGAAGAGTTTAAGTAAAGACAAGAGGTTTGCTCCGGCAAGCCTCTTTTTTACTATACTTGCGGCATGACTTTTTCGACTCTTATTGGCATCATTCTGTTGCTAGCCCTTGTCTTTTTTAAGATCAAGGGCAAATCGCCGAAAAAGAATCCGAAAATGTACCATGGCGATGGACGCCGCAAGACATTCCGCGATTTCGAGCAGGAACGCCGCAAGGGTCTGAGCGATGGAATTCGCGGACTGGACAAGCCTTTTGAATTGGGCGGTTACGGCATCACGCATGCGCCAACCCGCAGCGAGAACTTCTTTAAGCCAGATCCGAAATTCAACGACGAGCGCATCGCAAACGATCCGCGAGGCATTTTTGGCGAAGCGGCCATGATGGCTTTGACCGCACGCGTCTGCGATACCGACAAGCGCCGATATGTACTGATGCGAAACTTGTACATTCCCGCACGCACTGGCTTCACCGAAATCGACGCGTTACTTTTGCACCAGTCGGGCATCTACGTACTCGAAAGCAAGAACCTTTCGGGCGAAATCGCAGGCGACCTTGAAAGCGAGCGATGGAACCAGCACTTGAACGCAAGCACCGAGCATACATTCCACAACCCGATTCGTCAAAACATCGGGCACATTTTGGCGCTAGAACATTTTCTGAAAATCCGCCATGAACAGGCGCACTTTATTTCGTTCGTGGTATTCAGCGACCGTTGCGTACTGCGAAAGGTACCCAAGGATAACGAATTCTGGAGCATCGTTCATTGTAGCGAACTGCAAGACGCCCTACTCAAGCGCATCACGAGCCGCAAGACCATTTACACTATGCAACAGCTTGAAGACTTTTATTATAAATTGCAAGGTTGCATGAATGTGAGCGAAGAAGTGAAGGCGAAGCACAGGGAATATGCTAGTAAACGGAGTGAGCAATGAGGTCGCTCGTAAACTCGCTTCGAGCGCGCTACGCTTTGAGCAAAACATTAGGCGCCCTAGGCGCGATTATTTTTAACTCAAAGGGGCAAAGCCCCGTCCTCACCCCTCAAAGGGAGCCCTAGGCGACCGAGCTGAGACCTATATGAAACAGATTGTAAAAAAGACAGTTCTTGATAACGGAATCACTATTTTAACGGACTACATGCCGCATGCCTACTCGGTTGCGGTTGGCGTCTGGGTGCCGCGCGGATCGCGTCACGAAGCGAAAGACGAATTTGGCCTGAGCCATTTTTACGAGCACTTGGTATTCAAGGGAACCGAAAACCGCAGCGCCCTTGAAATTGCCCGCGCTATCGAAGACAAGGGCGGAAACCTGGAAGCCTACACCACCCGCCAAGAAACGGGATTCTACGCTCAAATCGAACGCAGCCACTTGCCGCTCGCCATCGACGTGATTGCCGACATGCTCATGCACCCGCGCATGGACAAGAAGGAAATGGAAAAAGAACGCCGTGTGATTATCGAAGAAATCCACAGCTACGACGACATTCCCGAAGAAATCGTGGGCGACGTCTTTAACGCCATTCACTTTAAGGGTTGCGGCATCGCGCATTCCATTACCGGAAACATCAAGCAAGTCAAGGCACTTACCCACAAGCAAATGCTCAAGTACAAGGAGCAGGTCATCAACGAGATTCCGCTCCTGATTTGCGCCTCGGGCAAAGTCAACCACGAAGAGCTTGTGGAAATTTGTGCCGAAAAATTTGCACAAAAGAAATCAAATGGCACAACCCCCATCGACATTTACAAGGCCCACAATAGCGTAAAGGTCGTACAGAAGCAAGACATTGCCCAGTCGAACCTTTTCTGGGGTTTAAGCTTTGACCGTTCCCTGGTAGACGAGCGTACCCGTTGCGCGCTTTCGCTGTTCAATGTAGCGATGGGTGCGGGCATGGCCAGCCGCTTGTTCCAGAAGATTCGAGAAGACAAGGGCCTCGCCTACTCCGTTTATTCTACCGCCGACATTTACTGCGACTGCACCGACTGGGGCGTATCCCTTGCTACCGAGCCGCACCAGCTGAAAACGGCGCTTGACCTTTCGCTGAACGAGACTCGCAACTTCTTGAAGCATGGTTTCAACAAGGGCGAATTCGAACGCACCAAGACAAACATCTTGGGAGGCATGTACCTGGGTGCCGACAGCCCCGAAAAGCGAGTTGTCCGCATGGCCGAACAGGTATTGCACCTGGGCGAATACCGCACCATGGAAGAATCCGAAAAGATCATCAAGTCCATGCCGGAAGAAGAAGTTGTCGACATCACGAACCGCCTGTTCGCAGCAGCCAAGTTCTCGGCAGCCGTCATTGAGCCCGCCGGACGCAAAAAGACG
Above is a window of Fibrobacter sp. UWT2 DNA encoding:
- the rpmB gene encoding 50S ribosomal protein L28; translated protein: MSRICEVTGKAGLVGNMVSHSNRKKLMKQLPNLQKKRFYIPEEDRWVTLRVSAAGLRTINKLGIQAVAQELGI
- the ispH gene encoding 4-hydroxy-3-methylbut-2-enyl diphosphate reductase, which encodes MKKVILATPRGFCAGVDRAIHVVEKAIEKFGTPIYVRHEIVHNQFVVDTLKSEGVVFVDELDEVPSGSVVIFSAHGVAEEIYADAERRGLQVLDASCPLVLKVHYSAKRHYAAGRHIILIGHAGHAEVIGTLGQLPPGAITLIKNEEDARTVEVPVDKELAYITQTTLSVAETRKIIDALKERFPNIIGPDAGDLCYATGNRQAAVLDLCSKVNMLLVVGAKNSSNSSRLMELGLEQGIPSYLIASVEDLKPEWFENIESVGISSGASAPEVLVQGVVDWIKEKFAPVEIENFVKLVESTKFNLPKTLQD
- a CDS encoding glycosyltransferase N-terminal domain-containing protein, which encodes MGLNIKNLGRLAVGAAVKTVAKAASKWPGVDREYHIEERLSGPWPSDGPYLWLHGASLGECRMLRGLAHALKEDLPDCPKILITSQKVEVVSFLKDSCAGVADVAMAPADIPSALHLFVSTVQPLGLILAENELWPGYLSTMSKLSTRRNIALVSGRYRRSFPFIDFSGMGYACMQTAADLGRFTYASKGFVPCTMGGDWKLLNWARDGGLICVPENPAIDVVFVSFHQEEAEAFVAMAKDAVDKGESVVLMPRRLSELNQFRKMLQGAELPVVDYPTVQKGAVSLVSRFGLSREIFLNSRSAVVGGSFDRRLGIHDFWEPLQMGVSTCVGPYAKGHEDVVARLVESHVLARINTPADYLRRRIPAVDMVRSFLMGERRKVLNSYKLLLNFIKGIL
- a CDS encoding isoprenylcysteine carboxylmethyltransferase family protein, encoding MDEQMEKEQEQVNPIENPAEQNVPADVTESSTVSAESNESGTASLAEEEPKREFLYRYRGWVLGILSLILLLFEPADLELIMFLIFINIFILAFYLRVKARRVIGEHTRGDIQEADELVTWGAYARLRHPLYVSNAAFGISLIFLHLGLSLRVIPFIVVLVAFEAYLGKLDDRFLEKKFGDEWKIWAQQTPAFFPREFHRSGPMRSAREAFLSDHFTWLWMIMILLLIVVRKIAFMLWA
- a CDS encoding ATP-binding cassette domain-containing protein, translating into MNLRKWLKKSLKGGVIRFLPLALLASAADAAVLWGIRSFIDIVDGKADIPLAAWVGGMVALAMFRLLFLYGKSKVSEGWLYKVSARVQAWFLHRLRDLAPKNFHTPKGERMVESAYEATVVLQNNGGVFFQAVQAVLQLLVFLPVLFYISWPLTTFLFVVIVPLVAVLQRKLHKLGPAEESLLRSRSDFRGNLSLARRLFRQWSGRDERKEISDGLLREVRGLRDNGLNAAIKKSGLSLLTETVSVLAMVFVLAFCALLMNRGYMDASGLVLFTSAVLLCYKPVKECARVMPQFRSAVSAINVLEEFERLELAGKSAGKDFAAAPDATSDATSDAVSIRGGKFTYEGSEIPVFTDLALNWSREKPVLVRGKNGVGKSTLLRLLSGLERWNSADVSTPSDVFFVAQDLELPSKWMLSRLLEKGRGAEAAQTLETFMRVSGAAPLLQKSGLSGGERARVALLWALASDCRTVLLDEPFASVALADREPLLKAYLKTAESLGKWTIIVSHDVLSPEVECIFNVAKL
- a CDS encoding DEAD/DEAH box helicase produces the protein MTKNTEERIPEEAIDPKSKIAREADAFLNAIAGGADEDEADEAAFLELNPNGVVVDEEGDVLKKGRKSAIEVGTKVEFEEGEVEQPEEDESAEDYAESKKSCAEPVEDEQPAVKDSAEEEPTEESDDDSDEEPGDEALVTFEDLGLADEVLEAIKAMGYETPSPIQAKAIPALLQGANLLGTAQTGTGKTAAISLPLLSRLDFNGHETSMLVLTPTRELAIQVAEAIQQYAAKMPKVHVVPVYGGQDIAVQLRALKRQANIVVATPGRLIDHIKRGSIVLSGVKAIVLDEADEMLDMGFMEDVETILKEIPASAQRALFSATMPKEVKKIIEQHLGEYEEACIEGKTTTVENIRQRYLLVKNEHKIEALARVLEGEDFDGVLIFVRTKQNTTEVAEKLESRGFNVAPLNGDLAQSMRERTINRLKMGKLDIVVATDVAARGIDVDRITHVVNYDIPYDTESYVHRIGRTGRAGRSGNAILFITPREKKMLKIIEKATRQPIETMELPTAEIISAKRVAAFKDKIKSVITTGELDKFKELVESMVAESATEGAEPPTAADIAAAVIKIWQKKQPLFPELKPLDVPRERRERNDNFGLDREEKSRLRKERNEGANGVEEGYLRYYLGVGRRDHVTPRDIVGAIAGEGNISSSNIGRIKLFDKFSTVELPETMPQEVLDILADMTIRGNESRFRLMTDEPPTGPAPGTRPRASREDRRSFHRDGDRRSKKFDDKPFENRKARREKMFGDKKFGKKEDRFHKDHDERSFGDKPFRKTRRFGRV
- a CDS encoding nuclease-related domain-containing protein encodes the protein MTFSTLIGIILLLALVFFKIKGKSPKKNPKMYHGDGRRKTFRDFEQERRKGLSDGIRGLDKPFELGGYGITHAPTRSENFFKPDPKFNDERIANDPRGIFGEAAMMALTARVCDTDKRRYVLMRNLYIPARTGFTEIDALLLHQSGIYVLESKNLSGEIAGDLESERWNQHLNASTEHTFHNPIRQNIGHILALEHFLKIRHEQAHFISFVVFSDRCVLRKVPKDNEFWSIVHCSELQDALLKRITSRKTIYTMQQLEDFYYKLQGCMNVSEEVKAKHREYASKRSEQ